ACCCATCGGGTCGTCTCCGCCACGAACCCGGCGGCGAGACGGGCTCCGTCGAGCTGCGCCAGACCGGTGCCGAGCTGGTCCGCGGGCAGGTGCGAGGTGCCGAACGGCACGCGCACGGTGAAGGTGCTTCCCTCGTTCACCGTGCTGTCCGCCGTGACCTCGCCGCCATGCAGGGCGGCGAGCTCGGCGACCAGCGCGAGTCCGATGCCCGAGCCCTCGTGGGTCCGCGAGCGCGCGCCCCGGACCCGGTGGAACCGCTCGAACAGGTGCGCGGTCTCCTGCGGGGGAATGCCGATCCCGGTGTCGCGGACGCGGAGCACCGCGGTGCCGTCCTCCTCGGTGACCGAGACCAGGATCGAGCCGGAGAAGGTGAACTTCAGCGCGTTCGAGACGAGGTTGAGCACGATCTTGGCCCAGTGCTCGGGGTCGACGTGCACCGGCGACGACAGCGGCTCGCAGTCCACCTCGAGCCGGAGTCCGGCACGCTCCGCCGAGGACCGGAACATGCTGACGAGCTCGGCGGTGTAGCCGGAGAGGTCCACCGGCTCGAACCGCGACGTGATCCGACCGGACTCGAGCCGGGAGAAGTCCAGGAGGCTGTTGACGAGCTTCAGCAGTCGCTGGCCGTTGCGGTGGATGACCTCCGTCCGGGCCCGTTGCCGTGGCGGCAGCGGCTCCTCCTCGTCGGCGAGCGCGTCCTCGGCCGGGCCGAGCAGCAGCGTAAGCGGAGTGCGGAACTCGTGGCTGACGTTGGTGAAGAAGTCGGTCTTGGCCTGGTCGATGCGGGCGAGGCTCTCGGCACGCCGGCGCTCGAACTCGTAGGCCCGGGCATCGGTCAGAGCAGCCGCCAGCTGACCGGCGACCAGCTGCACGAAGGAGCGGTAGCCCTCGTCGAGCGGCCGGTAGCGGTTCAGCCCGACGACCAGGAAGCCGTACGGCGAGGTCTGCGACGGGGCCAGCAGCTGCACCGCCAGGGCCCGCAGCGGCGGCTCGGGCCAGGCGCCGCTCGGCAGCTCGGGGAAGCCCTCGGCGGTGAGGTCGATGTCGACGAGGTCGCCGGTGAGCAGCTCGCGGGCCGGCCAGAGCGCCCGCGCATCGTCCGTCCTGAGCAGCCGGGGAGCGGCCGGGTGCTCGCCGGTGAAGCCGGCGGTGCCGGCCAGCCGTGCCGTGCCCCCGTCCTCGTCGAAGAGGTAGAGCATGGAGAACGGCAGCGAGTCCTGGTTGGCGCCCAGGCGCTCGCACGCGGCGGCGATCATCTCGGTCTCGGAGAGCTCGCCCATCGTGCGGACACCGAGGTCGCGCAAGGTGGCCATCCGGCGCGCCGCGATCACCTGCTCGGTGTCCTCCTTGACCACGCACAGCATGCCGGCGATCGAGCCCGCGTCGTCGGTCAACGGGCTGTAGGAGAACGTGTGGTAGGTCTCCTCGACGTAGCCGCTGCGTTCGAGGAACAGCTGCAGCTGCTCGTCCCAGGTGGCCTCACCGGTGGTGATCACCCGGTCGATGCGCGGCCCGATGTCGGCCCAGATCTCCGACCAGACCTCGGAGGCGGGCCGACCCAGCGCCCAGGGGTACTTGGTGCCCAGGGTGTCGCGGCGGTAGGCCTCGTTGCAGAAGAAGACCAGCTCCGGACCCCAGGCCATCCACATCGAGAACTTCGAGGTGAGCACCAGGCGCACGGTGGTCCGCAGGCTGTTCGGCCACGTCTCCGGCGGGCCGAGGGAGGTGGCGTCCCAGTCGACTGCAAGCAGGTCACGACCGACCCCGCCCATGTCGTTCAATGCGTCGCGCACCCGTGCCGGTCCCCGCCCTCGACTTCTTGCTTCCTCGCGGCGGTGCCGCGTTCTGGACACCCTCGCAAACCCTAGCCGACGAGAACTGGTCGGTCTCGCTGAACGAGGCCCATCGGTCCAGACAGCCCGGCTCAGGCCAGTGTGCGTCGCGGGGTGCGGGCGCCGCTCGGGCGCAGCTCGATGGTCACGGGCAGACCAGGGTCACCGACCCCCTCACGCAGGTGCGCCACCACGTCGCTCTCGAGCCGGGCTCGCACCTCCGGGATGTCGGCGGAGTCGGCCAGCTCCACGCGGAGGAACACATGCTGGCCATGGCGGTCACGCACGTGCGCCGAGACGCCGGTCACCCCGGTGATGCTGACCGCCTCGTCCTCCACCGCATCGGTGAGGGCGCTCGCATGGAGCGTGGTGAAGCCCTCCCGAGCGTTGGTCGTCCGGTCCCACCGGCTCGTCCGATGAGTCCTGAGCTGGCTGAACAGCCACAGCAGGGCGAGCACCGCGATCAGGAGGAGGACCCCGGCGACCGCCCACCAGAACCAGGGGCGCCCGTCGGGAAAGGTGCTCACCCGCTGTGGCAGCACCGGGTAGGTCGCCCGCCACGCCCCGAAGGCCCCGAGGCTGAGGGCCAGCCCGAGACCGCCAGCCGCGAGCAGGAGCAGTCCCAGCAGGGTCAGCACGACCCGGTTGACGGCGTCCGCGCGGCTGCTCATCGCGTGTCCTTGGTGGTGAGCTCGACCCGGGTCCGCATCGGGCGCTCGAGGCCGAGCGCGTCGAGGCGCGCTCTCACAGCGGACTCGACCTCCTCGCGGACACCGGGCTGTGACGGGGCCACCGTCTGCGCATCCACGCGTGCGGTACGCCGGCTGACGGAGGCGCTCGCTCCGACGATGCCGGTCGTGCGGGTGGCGGCAGCCGCGAGCGACTTCTCCAGGCTGCGTCGCGAGGCGGTGACGTCCACGCCACCGGACTCACTCCTGAGAGCCAGCGACGCCGGCTTGCCCCGCCGGAAGGCAAGGAGCAGGAGCAGCAGCCCCAGGATCACGAGCCCGACGAGAACCGTGTTGACGATCCAGTCGTTCCAGCTGTGCGTCCGCAGCCAGCTGGTCCAATCGGAGTAGGGAAGCACTGCCGGGGCGCGGCCCAGCGCGGCGGCGACGATCTCCACGACCACCAGCAGTGAGCCGAGGAAGAGGGCCAGTGCCAGCAGGGCGGAGACGACTCGGGTGATCCACTTCGTGGCCGTCATGTGACTCTCCGTTGTGCTGGGTCCGGCAGCGTCATCGAGACCACCTCCACGTCGACGTGGTCAACGCGAACTCCGGTGAGGGACGTGACCTGCGACCGGATGCGCTCCCGGACCTCGTCGGCGACCTGCTGGACCGACCTCGGCCAGCGCACCGCGATGGAGACATGCACGCTCGCGAGGTCGTCCTGGACCTGCGCCTGGACGCTTGCGGCGTCGTCGGGCCTGGCCCCACCGATCCTCATGCCGAGCACGCGGCGGGGCGCCGCGGCGGCATCCTTGACGGACATGACGGCGTACCCGGCGACCTTCTCGACGACCCGGTCGTCCACCGTCAGCCGCCCGCGGTCCTCCGGGCGGACGGGCGCGCGATGCTCGGTGCGCGCCGCGGGGTCCGTTCCGGGCACGGACCCACCGAAGGCGGTGGCGTTCATCGCGACGAGCGGTTGGATCCGCCGAGGTACTGGTTGAGATCGACCTCACCGGCGGTCACCTTGCCGACGACGAAGCCGATGATGCCCAACGCCGCTGTGATGACGAGTCCCCCGAACCCGCCCGTCGTCCAGGCGAGGCCGAGGAGCAGGCCGCAGAAGAGTCCGATGACAGTGGGATGCATGGCAACCTCCAAAGGCAAACGAGCTGGGCGGACTCGCGCCCGCCGCGGGTCAGACGACGCGGCTGGGTCGTCGTCGGGTACGTCGGAACCGAGGGATCGACACCGTCCCCTGCCACCAGCGGCGTCGGCGGACGAACCTCACCTCCGGCCAGCTCCCGTTCGAGCGCTCCTCCTGGTCGAGCTGGTGGAGGGCTCTGATGAGCTCGGCAGCGTCCCCACCCCTGTCGGGGTGGTGCGCCCGGATCAGCGCCCGCCGTCGACGCCGACGTTCCTCGTCCGGTCCGCCCGACGCAGGCATCGGGCTCACGCGGGTCACGTGAGGTCCGTCGCGGTTCGTACGTCGGCGACGTGCACGTCGACCCGGGCCCCCTCGACGAGCGGCGCCAGCGCGCTGCGCACCTGAGCCTCGAGCGACCGTACCGAGGAGCCGTAGGCCAGCACGACCGACACGAGCACGCGGCGATCCTCGACCCGGACACCGACCACCCGACGTCGCGGAAGGTACGTAGCCACCGCCCAGGTCCCGCCCTCGTGCAGTCCCGCCACCGCAGGACAGGCCAGCACCGCCGCCGCGATGCTGTCGACCTTGGCGTCGAGCGCAGGCGCGCCGCCGGAGACGCTCACTGGACCCGGGACTCCTGGGCATCCTGCTGGTCGTCGGTCGGCAGATGGATGTCGTTCACGGAGACGTTCACCTCCGTCACCTCCAGACCGGTCATCCCTTCGACCGCCGAGATCACGTTGCGCCGCACCGAGCGACTCAGCTCGACGATGGAGACGCCGTACTCCGCCACCAGGTCGAGGTCGATCGCTGCCTGCCGCTCGCCGACCTCGACCGCGACCCCCTGCCCGACCGACTGGGAGGAGCCAGGGATCCGGTCCCGGATGGCGCCGATCGTCCTTGCCGTTCCACCGCCGAGTGCGTACACCCCGGAGACCTCCCGGGCCGAGACACCGGCGATCTTCTGGACCACGCCGTCGGCGATGGTGGTGTTGCCCTTGGAGGTCTGGAGCTCTGAAGCCCCGGACTCGCGGGGGCTGATCGAGCTTGAGGGATTGCTCATGTGTCCTCCTCGTGGGAGCTCGAGTGTTCCCTTCAAAAGTACCCGCGGAAGGAGGATCGGATGCGTCGTGCGGCGGCTGTTTACCACAGCGGTCAGAGAAGCCTTGCACCGGCCCTTCCGACCGCCGACAATTCGCCGGAACGAGACCAGGCGTGTTCCTCCCCGCTCGCGTACGCGGGGCGCCGACAGCGGCTCAACCGGGACCCACGCAACGCCAACGGTGACCCGCAGCCCTCCCTGAGATAGGAGGCCACGCCGCGCGACAACTGTCGTGTCAGGCCCCCTCGTAGTTTGCAGGAAACGGCGAACCCGTCGGTGCCGCTACCGTTGCCGGCTTGCAGCCGAGCCGCCCCGGGACCTTCCTGATCTTGCCACCACGGGAAGCGAGCCCGCGCCCTCGGTCTGTGTGAGATGTTCCTCGACACCGCGACGAATCAACCCGAGTCGGGGAGGTGTCGTCGAGGTCGCGATGCCGAGTCCGGCAAAGGCATCGAAGAGGCGTGGCACCTCACCGCGGATGGGCGCCTGAAGTCGGCACCACCAGTCCTCCGCATGCTCCTGCACGCTGGTACAGGTCAACCGCGAACATGGGCTATCGCACACGCTCAGGGGCTGAGTTCGTCATGTCCAGCGGCTGCTGACAAAATGACCTTTGCCGGTGGACGTCTCTCAACACGAATGTGCACATGGCCCGCCCCAGTAGCTCAGTGGATAGAGCAGCCGCCTCCTAAGCGAAAGGTCGCCAGTTCGACTCTGGCCTGGGGCACCTCCGAACACCCGATCCGGCCCGTCTCCCGACCGACGTGAGGAGCTTCGTCATCCGCACGACCACCACCCGACTCGGGGTGCTGCTCTCAGGCCTGCTGCTGGCCGGCTGCGGCACCGGCGAGGACCACAACGACGCGGACGTGGAGTTCGCGACGGACATGATCGGTCACCACGCCCAGGCCATCGAGATGGCCAACTACACGATCGGCCGCGACGGGCTCGATCCGCGGATCACCGAGCTCGCCGAGGACATCCGGGTCTCGCAGACCGAGGAGATCGACGCGATGTCGGCCTGGCTCGAGGAGTGGGAGGAGCCGGTCCCCGAGACGGGGTTCGCCACAGGCGACGGTCACTCGCACTCGGAGGGCGGCCACGACGACGGGGGCGACGGGACGACCGGCATGCCCGGGATGATGGGGGAGGCCGAGATGGAGCGCCTGGCGCAGGCCCCGGACCGGGTCTTCGAGGACCTCTGGCTGCAGATGATGATCGCCCACCACGAGGGGGCGGTCGAGATGGCCGGACGGGTCCTGGAGCAGGGCGAGAGCGAGGACGTCGCCACGCTGGCGAGCGACGTGCGCACCGCCCAGGCCGAGGAGATCGAGGCCATGCGCGGGTGGCGGACGGCCGGCTGAGCCCGGCGGCGATTTCCCCCGACCCGTCCGATCTTGGCATCATGGGCGTTGGTTGCCCTGGCTTGGGTTGCGGTGTCACCCGATCGAAGCGCGGTGGTGTTTGCGGCTTACTGGGTACTCTGAGAGTCAGCCCACACCGTCGTGGGAGCCCGCTCATGTCGTCGACGCAGGACTGCCATGTCTGTCATTCACCCGCGCCACCGGCACCATCCGCCGGGGAAGCACCGGGTCGTTCGAGCTCTGATGATCTCGTTGGCCGCGGTGCTGGTCGTCGCGCTCACCGGCGGGTTCTTCGTCTACCGGCACCTCGAGGGCAACATCACCGCGGTCGACGTCACGTCGGCGCTCGGCACCGACCGTCCGAGCGAGGTCGTGCCGCCCGACGTCGAGCACACGCCGATGAACGTGCTGCTGCTCGGCTCCGACACCCGTGAGGGCGTCGGCAACGGCATCGGCGGCGAGACCCCCGGACTGAGCGACACCACGATCCTGCTGCACCTCTCCGCGAACCGCGACCGGGCGTACGGCGTCAGCATCCCCCGCGACACGATGGTCGACCGGCCGGAGTGCGAGCGCAAGGACGGGCAGGGCACCGACCCCGGCGGGCTGAGCATGTTCAACGCCGCCTATGCCGTCGGCGGCCCCGCCTGCACGATCAAGACCGTCGAGTCGATCACCGACATCCGGATCAACCACTTCGTGGTCGTCGACTTCAACGGGTTCAAGACCATGGTGGACGCGCTCGGCGGCGTCCCGGTGTGCATCCCCCAGGAGGTGCACGACGACATCGGCAACATCGACCTGCCGGCCGGCTCATACGACATCGAGGGCCAGCAGGCGCTGAACTACGTCCGGCTGCGGCACGTGCTCTCCGAGAACGGCGACATCGGCCGGATGAAGCGCCAGCAGGCGTTCCTGGCGGCGATGGCGAACAAGGCGATCTCCGCGGGCACGCTGGCCAACCCGGTGCGCCTCTACAACTTCCTCGACGCGGCCACCAAGTCGCTCACCACCGACCCCGAGCTGGCGAGCCTGCAGAAGCTGGCCGGCCTGGCCAAGCAGCTCAAGGACATCGGGCTGGAGCAGATCCAGTTCCTGACGGTCCCGTTCGAGACCTACGAACCCGACCCGAACCGGTTGCAGCTGGCCCCGGAGGCGGAGCGGCTGTGGAAGCGGCTGCGCAACGACGAGCCGCTCGGCGAGCAGCTCGCCAAGACCGTGACCACTGCCGCGGACAAGCCGGGTGGCGCGTCCAAGGGTCCGCGTCCCAGCGGCGGCGCCAGCCCCTCTCCGAGCACGGGATCCTCCAAGAGCGCCGAGGCCAGGGCGGAGCAAGCGGCCGAGTACGGCCTCTGCGCCTGACGGAAGACGTCCGTTCACCGGACGGTGGAACCGCAGATTTGTCGGTGTTTCGCGACGTTGGGCTTGCCGTTACCGATCCGTTACCGGACACTGGGGCGGGGTCCCACGCTGAGGCGTGCGCGGGCCCGTGCGTTCTCGGGGGGAGTCCGAGAGGGAAGAAGGCCACCTGTGAGGGTCGCAGTAACCGGTGCCACCGGGGTGTTGGGCACGTCCGCGGTGACCGCGCTGGTCGCCGCGGGGCACGACGTGGTGGGGATGGCGCGCACCGCTGAGAAGGCGGTGGCGCTCGAGCGGCGGGGTGTCAGCGCGGTGCAGACGGGTCTCGCCGACCACCGTGGTCTGGTCCGCTTGTTCGAGGGCACCGACGCGGTCTGCAACCTCGCCACCCACATCCCGGTCGGCCTGGCCGGGGTCCTGCCCCGCGCCTGGCGCGCAAACGACCGGCTCCGCACCGACGGGGTCCGGCGGATCGTGGCGGCGGCCCGGGAGGCCGGCGTACGCCGGATCGTCCAGGAGAGCGTCTCGTTCCTCTACGCCGACCACGGCGACGAGTGGGTCACCGAGTCGGCCAGCCTCGACATCACCCGGGCCACGGAGCCGGCCTCGGTGGCGGAGTCGCAGGTGCAGGAGTACCTCTGTGGCTCGCGCGCCGGCGTGGTCCTCCGGTTCGGCCTGGTCACCGGCGACGACCCGATGACCCGCTGGCAGCTGCGGGCGGTCCGTCAGGGCCGGCCGGTCGGCCTGGGGCGGCCCGAGGGCTGGCTGCACCCGGTGCACCCCGACGACGTCGGCACCGCCGTCGTCGCCGCCCTCACCGCCCCCAGCGGGCTCTACAACGTGGGAGCCGAGCCGGTCCGCCGCGCCGACTACGTGCAGACCTTCGCCGAGGTGGCGGGTCGTGACCGCGGCGCCTTCCTCAGCCCGATGATGAGCCGGATCGCCGGCAGCCGGGCCGAGCCGCTCGCGCGGTCGCTGCGCGTGAGCTCGGCGCACTTCACCTCCTCCACCGGCTGGATGCCGGCCCGCGCCCGCTTCGGCGCCGACTGGCTGCAGGACCTCGGCCGGCCCCTCCCTGCCACCGGGGCGGCCCGATGAGCGAGGAGCCGTCCTCCGTCCCGGAGGGCCCGGCTGCGGCGCCCGGCGCCGACCCGGCGCACGAGGCCGCCCGCCGCAAGCGCCTGGCCCAGGTCTTCGGCGACGTGCTGCCCGAGGGGACCTCCGACGAGCGGGGCGACTGGGGCGAGAGCGCGGCGCCGGCCAGCTCGGAGGAGTGGCTGCGCCGGCAGGTGCCGCCGCACCACGGCTGAGCAGCGGCGGGACCGCTCAGGTCAGGCCGCCGCTGCCCTGGACGCCGGCGGCCGCGTCCTCGCTGCGCACGCTCGGGGTGCCCGGCGCCTTCGCCAGGAGGTCGCGGATCTCGGTGAGCAGGGCCACGTCCGGCGACGGCGGCGCGGGCTCCTCGCCCCGGGCCATCCGCTTCTGCAGGGTGTTGTAGGGCGTCACCACGAAGAAGTAGACGACGAAGGCCAGGATCAGGAACGAGATGGTCGCGGTCAGGAACGGCCCGACCGGGAGCTTGCCCGGATTGAAGTCGTCCATGTTCGGGGTCTTGGAGCCGAACACCTTCGCGATCGCGGCCAGGACCAGGTCGGTGAAGGACGTCACCACCAGGGCGAAGGCGCCGCCGATGATGAAGGCCACAGCCAGCTCGACCAGGTTGCCGCGCATGATGAACTGCTTGAAGCCGTTGAGCACGTGAGTCTCCTGCCGGGGTGCGAGACGCTCCGGTCGTGCGGGCGTCGGGTCGCGGGCACGTTAACGGACCAGCACCACCGAGAGGAACTGGGAGACCCCGAGGCCGGCCAGCCTGGCCGCGACGTCCCGGGGCACCGCGAGGACGACCAGCGCCCCCGACTGCAGCCCCGCGTCGACGGAGCGGGCCGCCGGCAGGGCGACCACGGGTGCCCGCGACGCCACGGTGACCGCTGCCTCGCGGGCCTGCGGGTCGGCGGCGAGCACGTCGACGTGGTCCCCGACGTGCAGCAGCGAGACAGCGTCCCGGTCCCCGATCCGCACCGGGACGGCGACTGCACCGGGGTGCCGGTCCAGCAGCCCGCTGGCGAGCAGCCGGGCGTCGGTGATCGGCTCGCCCTCGCGCACCGGCCCCACCGCCGTACGACCCACCGCCGCGGCCGCCCGGGTGAGCGCTCCGGCGGGAACCCGCTCCGGCGGGAACGGCACGGTCGCGAGATCGGCCGCGCGCAGCGGTACGCCGCCGCCGAGGTCATGCGCCGCGACGAGGACCTGCACCCGCTCCGGGGGCGGGCTCGCCTGGGCCTGGACGGCCACCAGGACGGCCAGCCCGGCGCAGACCGCGGCGAGACCGCGGCGGCGGGCGAGCAGGGCCCGGCGGAGCCGGCGCAGGCGGGGGAGCGGTCGCGGGGTGAGGGTCATCCCTCGAGGCTAGGAAGTTTCGGTCCGGGACGTCGGGCGTCGTCCACAGCCTCCCCGGACCCCCGGCGAGGCAGGTGTTCTCAGGCCGCCGAGCCGCTGGTCCCGGAGGTCGGGCTGCCCGACGTGCTGGGCTTGGAGTCGGACTTGGTGCCGGGCTTGGAGTCCGAGGTCGAGGGGGTGCTGGTCGAGGTGCCGTCGCCCGAGCCGCCCGAGCCGGCCGGCGTGCCGGTCGTGGAGGCGGTCTTCGCCTCGGCCCGGTTGTCGGTGCGGTAGAAGCCGGAGCCCTTGAACACGACCCCGACCGCGTTGAACACCTTGCGGAGCCGTCCCTGGCAGACCGGGCAGACCGTGAGCGAGTCCTCGCTGAAGCTCTGGAACTGCTCGAAGGTGTGCTCGCACTCGGTGCAGGCGTACTGGTAGGTCGGCACGGCTTCCTCCACGACTCGGACGAGACTCCCCGGTCACCAGCGTGTCTGGCACTCGGAGGGTCTGACTGCTAATTATCGCAACAGTGCGGGGATTCGCAAACTTCCCGTCCGGCCCCAGACGGGTCGAACCACGCCGCGGGCCCCGTGGGCGAGGCCCGTCGCCCGGGGTCCGGCACAATGGCGGCCGTGTCCGACGCCGCCGCCAGCCCGAGCTCTCCGGAACCCTCCGGCAGCCCCTCCCGGCGGGCCCGGTTCCGGGCCTGGCCCCGGTCGCTGCGCTGGACGACGTACGGCGCCGCGGTGCTGTGCCTGGTGCTGGTCGCCGCCCTGATCGGCGGGGTGCTGGCGATCCGGCACTCGTTCCCGCAGACCGACGGGGAGATCGCGGTGCCCGGCCTCGACGACCGGGTCACGGTGCTCCGCGACGGCAACGGCGTTCCGCAGGTCTACGCCGACACCTCGCACGACCTGTTCTACGCCCAGGGCTTCGTGCAGGCGCAGGACCGGTTCTACGAGATGGACGTCCGCCGGCACATCACCGCGGGCCGGCTCGCGGAGCTGCTCGGCGAGGACGCCCTCGAGACCGACAAGTACATCCGCACCATGGGCTGGCGCCGGGTCGCCGAGCAGGAGCTGTCGCTGCTGAGCCCGCAGACCATCGACTACCTCGAGGCCTACAGCGACGGCGTCAACGCCTACATCGACGCGCACTCGCCCTCGGAGATGTCGCTGGAGTACACCCTGCTCGCGCTCAACGGGTTGGACTACACTGTCGAGGAGTGGACCCCGGCCGACTCTGTCGCCTGGCTGAAGGCGATGGCCTGGGACCTGCGCGGCAACATGGAAGACGAGATCACCCGCGGGCTGATGGCGGGCTCGCACTCCGAGGCCGACATCGCCGAGCTCTTCCCCTCCTACCCCTACCGCCGGCACCGCCCGATCGTCACCCAGGGCGCGGTCGTGGACGGCGTCTACGAGGCCCGGGCGCAGCGGGGCGGCACCCGCAAGCCCGCCCGGCCGGCGTACGGCGGCGAGGTCGCCGCCGCGCTGGGGGACCTGCGGTCCGGGCTGGACGCGATCCCCGAGCTGCTCGGCCACGGCAGCGGCCTCGGCAGCAACTCCTGGGTGGTCGGCGGGGACCGGTCCACGACCGGCAAGCCGCTGCTGGCCAACGACCCGCACCTGGGCGTCTCGGTGCCGGGCATCTGGTACCAGATGGGGCTGCACTGCACCACGCTCAGCGAGGCGTGCCCGTTCGACGTCACCGGGTTCACCTTCGCCGGCCTGCCCGGGGTGGTGATCGGCCACAACCAGCAGATCGCCTGGGGCTTCACCAACCTCGGTCCCGACGTGGTCGACCTCTACCTCGAGAAGGTGCAGGGCAAGGACTACGTCTACGACGGCGGCCTCAAGCCGCTGGGGACGCGGGAGGAGTCCATCGAGGTGCTCGGCCGCGACGAGCCGTTCACCTTCACCGTCCGCTCGACCCGGCACGGGCCGCTGCTCTCCGACGTGTCCGCCCAGCTCAGCACCGTCGGCGCCAACTCGCCGACCG
The DNA window shown above is from Nocardioides mesophilus and carries:
- the amaP gene encoding alkaline shock response membrane anchor protein AmaP, with amino-acid sequence MSSRADAVNRVVLTLLGLLLLAAGGLGLALSLGAFGAWRATYPVLPQRVSTFPDGRPWFWWAVAGVLLLIAVLALLWLFSQLRTHRTSRWDRTTNAREGFTTLHASALTDAVEDEAVSITGVTGVSAHVRDRHGQHVFLRVELADSADIPEVRARLESDVVAHLREGVGDPGLPVTIELRPSGARTPRRTLA
- a CDS encoding DUF6286 domain-containing protein, with product MTATKWITRVVSALLALALFLGSLLVVVEIVAAALGRAPAVLPYSDWTSWLRTHSWNDWIVNTVLVGLVILGLLLLLLAFRRGKPASLALRSESGGVDVTASRRSLEKSLAAAATRTTGIVGASASVSRRTARVDAQTVAPSQPGVREEVESAVRARLDALGLERPMRTRVELTTKDTR
- a CDS encoding Asp23/Gls24 family envelope stress response protein; translation: MPGTDPAARTEHRAPVRPEDRGRLTVDDRVVEKVAGYAVMSVKDAAAAPRRVLGMRIGGARPDDAASVQAQVQDDLASVHVSIAVRWPRSVQQVADEVRERIRSQVTSLTGVRVDHVDVEVVSMTLPDPAQRRVT
- a CDS encoding Asp23/Gls24 family envelope stress response protein; translated protein: MSNPSSSISPRESGASELQTSKGNTTIADGVVQKIAGVSAREVSGVYALGGGTARTIGAIRDRIPGSSQSVGQGVAVEVGERQAAIDLDLVAEYGVSIVELSRSVRRNVISAVEGMTGLEVTEVNVSVNDIHLPTDDQQDAQESRVQ
- a CDS encoding DUF305 domain-containing protein, whose protein sequence is MRSFVIRTTTTRLGVLLSGLLLAGCGTGEDHNDADVEFATDMIGHHAQAIEMANYTIGRDGLDPRITELAEDIRVSQTEEIDAMSAWLEEWEEPVPETGFATGDGHSHSEGGHDDGGDGTTGMPGMMGEAEMERLAQAPDRVFEDLWLQMMIAHHEGAVEMAGRVLEQGESEDVATLASDVRTAQAEEIEAMRGWRTAG
- a CDS encoding LCP family protein; the encoded protein is MISLAAVLVVALTGGFFVYRHLEGNITAVDVTSALGTDRPSEVVPPDVEHTPMNVLLLGSDTREGVGNGIGGETPGLSDTTILLHLSANRDRAYGVSIPRDTMVDRPECERKDGQGTDPGGLSMFNAAYAVGGPACTIKTVESITDIRINHFVVVDFNGFKTMVDALGGVPVCIPQEVHDDIGNIDLPAGSYDIEGQQALNYVRLRHVLSENGDIGRMKRQQAFLAAMANKAISAGTLANPVRLYNFLDAATKSLTTDPELASLQKLAGLAKQLKDIGLEQIQFLTVPFETYEPDPNRLQLAPEAERLWKRLRNDEPLGEQLAKTVTTAADKPGGASKGPRPSGGASPSPSTGSSKSAEARAEQAAEYGLCA
- a CDS encoding NAD-dependent epimerase/dehydratase family protein → MRVAVTGATGVLGTSAVTALVAAGHDVVGMARTAEKAVALERRGVSAVQTGLADHRGLVRLFEGTDAVCNLATHIPVGLAGVLPRAWRANDRLRTDGVRRIVAAAREAGVRRIVQESVSFLYADHGDEWVTESASLDITRATEPASVAESQVQEYLCGSRAGVVLRFGLVTGDDPMTRWQLRAVRQGRPVGLGRPEGWLHPVHPDDVGTAVVAALTAPSGLYNVGAEPVRRADYVQTFAEVAGRDRGAFLSPMMSRIAGSRAEPLARSLRVSSAHFTSSTGWMPARARFGADWLQDLGRPLPATGAAR
- the mscL gene encoding large conductance mechanosensitive channel protein MscL, with amino-acid sequence MLNGFKQFIMRGNLVELAVAFIIGGAFALVVTSFTDLVLAAIAKVFGSKTPNMDDFNPGKLPVGPFLTATISFLILAFVVYFFVVTPYNTLQKRMARGEEPAPPSPDVALLTEIRDLLAKAPGTPSVRSEDAAAGVQGSGGLT
- the cpaB gene encoding Flp pilus assembly protein CpaB, producing the protein MTLTPRPLPRLRRLRRALLARRRGLAAVCAGLAVLVAVQAQASPPPERVQVLVAAHDLGGGVPLRAADLATVPFPPERVPAGALTRAAAAVGRTAVGPVREGEPITDARLLASGLLDRHPGAVAVPVRIGDRDAVSLLHVGDHVDVLAADPQAREAAVTVASRAPVVALPAARSVDAGLQSGALVVLAVPRDVAARLAGLGVSQFLSVVLVR
- a CDS encoding FmdB family zinc ribbon protein, which translates into the protein MPTYQYACTECEHTFEQFQSFSEDSLTVCPVCQGRLRKVFNAVGVVFKGSGFYRTDNRAEAKTASTTGTPAGSGGSGDGTSTSTPSTSDSKPGTKSDSKPSTSGSPTSGTSGSAA
- a CDS encoding penicillin acylase family protein, encoding MSDAAASPSSPEPSGSPSRRARFRAWPRSLRWTTYGAAVLCLVLVAALIGGVLAIRHSFPQTDGEIAVPGLDDRVTVLRDGNGVPQVYADTSHDLFYAQGFVQAQDRFYEMDVRRHITAGRLAELLGEDALETDKYIRTMGWRRVAEQELSLLSPQTIDYLEAYSDGVNAYIDAHSPSEMSLEYTLLALNGLDYTVEEWTPADSVAWLKAMAWDLRGNMEDEITRGLMAGSHSEADIAELFPSYPYRRHRPIVTQGAVVDGVYEARAQRGGTRKPARPAYGGEVAAALGDLRSGLDAIPELLGHGSGLGSNSWVVGGDRSTTGKPLLANDPHLGVSVPGIWYQMGLHCTTLSEACPFDVTGFTFAGLPGVVIGHNQQIAWGFTNLGPDVVDLYLEKVQGKDYVYDGGLKPLGTREESIEVLGRDEPFTFTVRSTRHGPLLSDVSAQLSTVGANSPTGADAPDRGNGYGVAISWTALQPSRTADAIFEIDAATGWDEFRSAASDFAAPSQNLVYADRDGHIGYQAPGLIPIRKSGNTGDYPAEGWLASDDWTGKYVPFEALPSVLDPDDGFVVTANQAVVGRSYPYYLGDSWAPGYRSDRILELIQAKAKLDVDDMARIQLDTRNGFAPTLVPYLLDILMPSEYLGAGQRLLQSWNFDQDPDSAAAAYFNAVYDQVLALTFHDDLRENVWPDGSGRWFEVLRTLLAQPESHWWDDVDTETVVEHRDDILQEAMARARDDLVVRQARRAVDWTWGHQHRLDLENQTLGQSDVGVVRWLLNRGGYQVGGGGEIVDATKWDAASDSYAVTAAPSMRMVVSLADFDDSRWINLTGVSGHAFNAHYVDQTDLWVEGRTLPWAYTRDAVEDAGKDTLTLVPAG